CGGCAGAGCAGTCCTCTCTCCCATCCTCGCTGAGGGGGACGTCGCCGCCAACCCGGACGCCACTTCGGTATGTCCGACAATTGTCTGGCTCCGCCTTGCGCTTGATGTGTTCGACACATTGCCCGACCGGATTTTTTATGATTTCATTAGGGGAAAACAATGGATTCTGATGCTTCGTCGAATGAGGAGTATGGACCGACGGAGCTTGatcaaatgattcaagatgagttcttcgattcctcggattcggacgaagaagtggacatgatcatgctcatgagcatgcaagaggaaatggaccaGCAAGTGGAGCATTATTCTCAACTTTaagggctcaatcaaagggagaagagtgatcaaCCGGCATAGGGTGTCTGGAGCAAAGCTACTGCACAGGGACTACTTTGCTCCCAATCCTACTTTCCTGGATGATCCATGGTTTCATCGTCGTTTTCGTATGCGGAAACTAGTGTTTTTGCGCATTGTGCAGGGAGTGGAGGCACACGACGACTACTTCAAGCTCACAAGGTATTGTTGCGAACAACTCTCTTTCTCTTCCAAGCAGAAGTGCATGGctgctctgaggatgcttgcacttggtactgctGCAAATGCCGTTGGTAAGATGGTCAGGATGGGGGAGAGCACGTGCTTGAAGACTACTTTCAAGTTTGCCCGCGTCGTGGTGGAGGTGTTTGGACCTGAgtatctcagagaaccaaatgcGTAGGACatgaagaagttgttggctattagagaggcaagggggtttccaggaatgctctgatcaattgattgcatgcattgacaATGGAAGAACTGCCCTAAAGGTTTGCggggaatgtatcaaggtcacactagagaggccaccatcatactagaagcggtggcatcactTAACTTATGGATTTGGCATGTTTTCTTTGGAATGTCGggttctcacaacgacatcaacgtgcttcaatGATCTTTGGTGTTCAGGAGGCTTTGCAACGGGGAATCACCGCcgtgcaactacatcgtcatcgaccgagactacaacatgggatactatcttgccgatggtatctatccttagtgggcggcgtttgtgaagaccatacCCGAACGACATGGCAATAAACAGAGCCACTTTCCAACAATGCGGGAAGCGGCTAGGAGGGATGCggagagggcatttggtgtgcttcaacctcgttggggaattgtgcggagtgctgcaatgatgtgggaatcagGAACTTTGTGGCAGCTGACGAGATGTTGTGTTAttctgcacaatatgattgtcgaggatgagggtgatggtgtagcCCAAACGAGTGATTTTGAAGCACCTAGAGAAGTAGTTGAAATCCCAGAAGATCAAGATGCGGCTCAGCTTATGAACTTTCTGCAAatgcatcagaatcttcgagatcATCAGCTGCATACGcagctactcaatgatcttgtggagcacatGTGGACCCATAATGAATACCAAGGAGCTAATGCTTGAGTTGTGCACTTGAAATGACTTTTTTGTCAACACTATCTATGCTCCGTACCAATATTTGTTATTTACGCATGACATTATCTtttatgatcgacgtgcatggatttGAGAGTCCGGGTCCATGCACGTCGGACATGTGGATGCCGGGAGGGAAATCTGAGGGCCCGTCCGGATGCGCCCGCGGGCGTGTCCGGGCGCGTCCGCGGACGTATAGAGTTGCGGATTTGGCAAGCCCGGATGTAGATGCTCTTATTATGGTTTgaccatatctatatctatacccttaTATGGTGTGCGAATAATTTtaaaagttggtcattggatgaagccaatcggacggtgcagagatggcaaattcaagcactactggccgttgggtATCATATACACTACCAGATTCtgtcacatgtacaatctagaagactccatggttgaacttaagtatAATGCAcacacctcaaaacacaagcacttctcctttgttctagaatattCCATATCACAATTGTccaatttttttctaaatgaattgtcatcatttgttttttactttatgctttacaatgcacaatatccatgaatcttaaaatacattaacatttttataaattaattgattttgaatgagatggacTATACGAAACCTGGTGTTCAACCATATCACAAAAAAATAGGTAATTGGGCCGAGCCCAATACGAAAGCTGGTGTGCGCCGGTTAGTAAAAGCACCGGTAATTGGGCGTCAAATAGGCTACAGCACCCAGGTCGCCAGGTCGGTCCTCTTACCGGAGTCAAACCCAACCACGCGCTTCCCTCTGCGCCGAACCCTCCTCCCCCTTTCGCCAGAACACCCCGGAAGCATCTGGAAGCCCGGCCCTCGGcccccgccaccgcccgatccggaTCCGACGGCCCGCGCCCGCCTCTCCCCTGCCCTCCCGCATCTTCGAGAGCGTTCACTCCCGACCACCCGTCCCGCGCTCCGCTATAACTACGACCGCCCCCCCTCCCCCACCTCTCCTCACAAACCGATCCCGACCGGCGACCTCGCTTCCACCGGATCAACCAGCTAGGGTTTCGTCTTCGTCGTCTTCTCCGCGGAGCTTGGAGTTTTCGGCGAGATGTTCGGGCGCGGGCCGCCGAAGAAGAGCGACAGCACGCGCTACTACGAGATCCTGGGCGTGCCCAAGGACGCGTCCCAGGACGACCTCAAGAAGGCCTACCGCAAGGCCGCCATCAAGAACCACCCCGACAAGGGAGGCGACCCAGAGAAGGTGAGCGCCCGATCTCTTCTTCTCCGTTCCCTGCCGATCTGTTCTCGACGGGGATTGCTAGGCTGGTAGATTTGGTACGGCAGGCGGATCTGGCACGGGCCGTGGGGTGTAGAATTCGACGGGCTTAGGCGGTGGAATTCGTGGATGCGTGTTTTATAGATAGGTTTGGGCGGGGGAAGAATTACGCGTGATGATTGCGGGCGGCTTTAGAACGAAACATTTAGTTGATTTAACATTCGGCATGGAATCCTTGAAATCGTCCGTGTACTGTCATACATGTGTGTTTGTAATTGTTCACATACTTAAAATTAGCATAACCGATGATTTTAGATATTAATTGAGCAATTCATGACAAGCTTGTAGCATATGCAGGTATGTTTTGTTGAATTGATGATGATGTATGAGTAATCCATGTCTGTGTTAAATTGCCTATCAGTCTTAACGCAATTCAATAGTTTAATTCCTATTGCCATGTATCAACCTAGCTAAACTAAAGCTGAGCACTGGTGCTTGGGTGGGTCAAGCTTTGCGCTGGGTAGTGGGTCCTGATGCTGTGGCCGGTTAATCTGTTTGCAGAAGACATTGTTTTCTGGTTGAGCTGGCTAACTAACGGTTTGTCATATTGCAGTTCAAGGAGCTAGCTCAGGCTTATGAGGTTCTGAGTGATCCTGAGAAGCGAGAGATCTATGACCAGTATGGTGAGGATGCCCTCAAGGAGGGAATGGGAGGTGGAGGAATGCATGATCCTTTTGACATCTTCCAGTCATTCTTTGGTGGTGGCGGCAACCCCTTCGGAGGTAAGTCATATGTGAACTGAACCACTTGGTTTGCCATTGTGGTCTGCCTGTATTTTGATCTGACTTAACCATGGCATTGTGTTTTACAGGTGGCGGGAGCAGTAGGGGCAGGCGGCAGCGCAGGGGTGAGGATGTGGTTCATCCTCTGAAGGTTAGCCTTGAGGAACTGTACAACGGAACATCAAAGAAGCTCTCTCTTGCCCGCAATGTGCTCTGCTCGAAGTGCAATGGGTAAGTTGTTTTGTCCCTTGCGTGTGCAACCTTGCATTTAGCGGGTGCTGCAAGTTCTGAATTTTAACCGTACTTCATTTGTCTGCAGCAAGGGGTCAAAGTCCGGGGCTTCGATGAAGTGTGCCGGCTGCCAAGGTGCTGGTTACAAGGTGCAGATAAGGCAGCTGGGACCAGGAATGATTCAGCAAATGCAGCAGCCTTGCAATGAGTGCAGGGGAAGTGGGGAGACCATCAGCGACAAGGATCGCTGTGGGCAGTGCAAAGGCGAGAAGGTGGTGCACGAGAAGAAAGTCCTGGAGGTGGTGGTCGAGAAGGGAATGCAGCATGGGCAGAAGATCACCTTCCCCGGCGAGGCGGATGAAGCGGTATGGGTCGCACTTCAGTAGGAGCACTATGTTTTCCTGTATGTGTTGTGCCTTTTACCTTGTCTGATCTGTTTGCTTGTGTCATGCAGCCTGATACTGTTACTGGAGACATAATCTTCGTCCTCCAGCAGAAGGAGCACCCCAAATTCAAGCGGAAGGGCGATGACCTCTTCTACGAGCACACCCTGACCCTGACCGAGGCACTGTGTGGCTTCCAGTATGTCCTGGCTCATTTGGACGGCAGGCAGCTGCTCATCAAGTCCAACCCTGGCGAAGTCGTCAAGCCTGGTAAGTGTTGATGAACCTGGAATGATCATCTGATTTGGTTCAGATATAGATATTCAACTGATGCTCATCATCTATCTAAATGTTTCTGCAGATTCGTTCAAGGCGATCAACGACGAGGGCATGCCCATGTACCAGAGGCCGTTCATGAAGGGCAAGCTGTACATCCACTTCACGGTTGATTTTCCCGACTCGCTGAGCCTGGACCAGTGCAAGGCGCTCGAGACTGTCCTGCCGCCCAAGCCGGCGTCGCAGTACACGGACATGGAGCTGGACGAGTGCGAGGAGACGATGGCCTACGACATTGACATCGAGGAGGAGATGCGGAGGCGACAGCAGCAGCAGGCACAGGAGGCCTACGACGAGGACGAGGACATGCCCGGTGGCGGCGGCCAGCGGGTGCAGTGCGCCCAGCAGTAGGCAGGCAGGATGTTGTGATCGTCAGTCAGCAGATGAATTCGTTTCTGTTGTTCTCAAGTTTTCCATGTTATGGTTCTTACCCTTTTGGTGCTAGTATATGATGTAACTACTTCACTGAACAATACCGGGTCGTCCAGGAAAATTATTTGCCttccttgttttgcttgccgtgGCATTTTTGCCGGAGTAGTTGGCTGCTGATGAGCAGAGTTGCCATGTAGTTGGCTACTCTAATGGGCAGAGCTGACAGCATGTTTGTTTCATGGGACTTGGGATTAAACGGATCCGGTTTACATCACGTCTAGTAGACTTGCCTATTCCTCCGGATTCACGACGATGGCATGTCGTCGGACGTCTTCATCTCAATCTCAAGTTGAGATCGAATTTGTTGATCTTAGTTTCTATGCCCGTCGATGTTCAACAACAATTCATCGGTATGAAGGGTGCCCTTCGTGTGGTACACCGCACAAGGGCGTCGAGGCTAGACAGGACGTGATAAACATATGACAGTTATTCTGCATTCATTGAGAAGAAAAGGAGTTGCTCAGTTAATTAGAAAAAACTGAGCGAAAACAAAATTGCTTAATTAATTATGAAGAACCGGACAAAAACCATCACAACCTCATAGAAGAAACCACCTGCACGCACACAGCTTCAAAGAGAGCCTCGGCGAGACAACACCTGAGCAAACAACTTAGCGGATGCGTGGAAGCTGCAAAACCTACGGTCAAACAGCGTAGCCCTGGCTGTTTGCCGGTGATTATCGACTCAACCCATACCCCATACCGTAGCGGATGCTGCAAGAAAATTTGCGCCACAACTCAGCCGCCTACGGTCAGACAGCGTAGCTCTGGCTGTGCGAAGAATTCTGAAGAACAAAACCAGACATGGCTGACATCACTGGAAGGGCCACCTATAACCGGTCATTGTACATCATAGGTCCCCGTCCTTTGACTCCATAACAAGAAACAAACTGAGACAATGGATCTTGAACTTCTAAAGTGGTCTGAACAATTTTGTTGACAAAATGTCCGAACTGTTCCGATCCAGATTTTGGAGACGATTTTGATGATCCATTGTGGAGTTGCCTGAGCTGCCGTGCCGAAAGGCACATGTTCTTGCTCAGCGCCTGTGGCCAGTGACGCCCTGCATATCGCAGTAGCGCCGAGCTTGTCGCCCAAACTTCAAACGAGATAAATAAATAAGCACGTCACCTGTCGCTGTGGGGTGTGAGAAATACTGAAAACAACGGCAGGAAGGGGAGTGCTTGCCCTGAACCTGTGCTTTGCTTGATTCGGGTGTTAGTCAGAAGGGGAGCATTTGGTGAAGGCATCACTACCGGCAGGCAAGCAGGCCACTCAAGTAATCAAAATGCCTTCTTATTTATTCCAGCTGGATATTCATGCCCGCTCTACTAGCGAAAAAAATTATATTAATCAGTAGTACACCTCAACTAGGTAAACGATACTCTACCGTCTACTTGCCTCTGCCAGTTGACCTCCAAGCCATTTTTGTTAGAGGCAGTTGACCTTGGAGCCTCATCAGCCAGTGCTGTGGATTCTGAGCTCGCACCAGCAGACAAATAATAATGGAAAGAAGCGGAGAACGTATCTGCTCTCCGGAGAGCAGATGACAATCGGCTGCGAGGTGCTAATCGGTGTGGGTCAGACGAGTGCAACGAAAGGGTGAAACCGGTCTATTTCTCTCTGGCCTTTACCTTCCGCGTGGAGGTGAAGCAAAACCCTTTTGGATGTCTTCCACTCCATGTCGCGTTGCGTTGCTGTAGTTTTCCGTCCCTTTTCATATTTTGTGGGGTAGTTTTCTCTTTTCTGTCCTTTGCACAAGCGGCCATAGTTAACTTCTTTTTGCGCTGGCAGCCACAGTTAATCAAGTACTCCCTTCATTTCAAGATATAGTGCATCCGCGCtttccgaggtccaactttgatcataaatttagcAACGAGACCGACTGCTGCGGGAGAAataattatataattgaaaactttttttgaatacgaattcactggtataattttgctcccgccgcagccggtctcgttggttaaatttataatCAAAATTGAAGCACGGGAATAGAGGAAGTACTATATTTTAAAACGGAGAGTATGAAATTCCAGGGGTGGTTGTGTACTCCCGGGATTACCTCAGCTTGAATGGAGCCGTGTGTGCGTGTACCGCACTCTGACGGATCACGAATTTAAACTCGGTGTGAACAATTGAGGAGTGCGGAGTGGATCACATGGGGTGGAGTTAAACAAATCATACGTAGAGCTTCGTACTACTGCAGTGCAGTACATTACTCCATGCCGAGCGGGGCAAGCGCCCACTGCTAAAACGCCAACTAAAAACAATTGGGAGCAAACATGGGAAGTACTTCCTCGGCCAGAATTACTTGTCTTAGTGTGTAGATACATCTGTATCTGGACAAATCTAAAACAAGTAATTTAAGATAAAAATAATACAGTAAAACAAGTGATATATGTGCAAACGTCGGTGCTGAAAACGTAAGCGAGACATGTACCATGTCACTAAACTTGAAGTGCACTTCAGATGCTACCGTTCAGCTTTGCAAAGGGTCCGAAACTATAAAGAAAATGTTTATCAGAAGTACAAAGCATCTTAACATAACTAAAATTACATCAAACTCATTGGGCTATCGAACGATCACTATGGCCAACAGAGATGCACCTTCCCGCCATCTCGGCATCTGCCTAAACGCCGCCCATGTAAGAAGAAACCCTAATCTAAACAACTTTCCCGGAGCCAAGGCATTAGGATGCATCTCCATGCGATCCGCAGCCAGAGCAGCAGACGTGAGGGAAGAGAATCCAAAGGCTAGCCGACAAAGCTGGAAGGAGCCCAATCTGTCGGCACCGTCGCCTATATCGAGCGCAGAGAAAAAAAAACAATTCTTGTGGTGCTAAGTCAGCAATGAACCTTGCAATGTAAGGCATCACCTAATTCATCTCCTACTTTTTTTTGcatgataatacgtgtctcatttatatcagaAGGATCATAGTACAAGCAACGTACACACTGATCGGGCAAAACTGAAAAGACAGCAAAGCGCAAAGGAACACCAGCCAAGAAATGAAATTACAATCAAGACCGAAGAATCCTCTCAGCTTGACACCAATGCCCGTCACTTGCCTCTGGCACCACCACAACAAccaccaaagaaaacaacgacgaatCACCTTCACACCCGAGTTTGAAGTGGCCCTATCCCTGATATATAGCTTTGCGGACCTCCATGGTGGCTCACCAAAGGCAAAaccattaccgttgaacgaatcagaccgatgaaacaccccggacacgccatcgaactctagATCTGGCACCCCCACACGACTAAGACGTCGGAGGAGAAAACTACATCTACTATCCACAAACTCGAACCCAACACACTatccaccatcttccagatgcCGCCGATGCATACCACAATCTGCATTGGCTCCTGGACTACCACTCAAGCTCCGCGCCGGCTctggagcaaacgtcgtcgcaacCGCGAAGgacgaggacacaggtccaccacgaggatgccaccaccatgccatccttgcttgaacaaacTGGTTTCCAAATTCACCCCCAACCATAGGACCAATCACCTCATCGGGGGAAGGATCTGAAACTTATTTATTCAATGTCTCCAttgccgccgccgaagccaagacgatgaacaaccAAACAACTAAGCTACTAGGGCCTAAACCTAAAGCTAAACAATCTGCACGCGTGGGATCCGACGACCCTCCTCACCACCGACGACTGAGAGGTcgtcggcggaggggagccgccggaggacggcgcCGGAAGGTTTGGCTCTCCTGGCGGCAGCGGCAAGGTTTTCTAGTCGCTCGTGTCTCCAGAGGGAAAACAACTCACATCCTACTTGAAAAGAACATAAGGTTTTGTCTAATTGTTTTGCTACATGTAATCAAAGTATTTACAaaatttcttttgttttcttgAACATTTTGAATTTCAAGTATAGAGTATCTCCATACAGAATGTATCCTAACCATTGTCCAGCGAGATCAaaatagtactcccttcgtcccaaaataagtgactcaagtttgtactaactttagtacaaaattagtACAGGTTTGAGTCacttaatttgggacggagggagtagtagaatccTGTTTGACAACAACATGGGAGCAAACCTGTAGATTTCGGCCTATCGAAGTCAATGGTTAATGTCCCTCTAGAGTCAAGGGGAGCTCGTGTGACATTCAGATATGTGGATCCAGAGTAAGGTCTATTCTCTCTTGTTGCGTGAGCTTCATACATTGTAGGTTCATTTGGTTGCTTTGGAAATTGAATTCTTAAATTTATATGCACACCGTTTGTTGTTTTGATGAGTAGGTACCATATGTCTGGCCGTCTGGGCAGCTAAGTGAGAAGATTTACATACATAGCTTTGGTGTTATTCTACTTGAGCTGATCTCGGGCCGCGAGGTAATTCATGGTGGGATGACACCTAACAAAGTCACATGGGTAAGTGCGTTTTATGGATATGTGTTTTTTCCTATGTTTGACACAATTATATCCTGGCTCTTTGCATTTGACATTAACAAATGAATGACTTATATGATATATACTGGCTAAACCACAAATCGAGGGCGAGAAAGTGGATGTCATCATCGATGGATCATTGGATGTTAGGTACAAGTCAGAGTTGAAGACTGTTCATTTGGCTATCCGATGTGTGAGGACACATGGTACACAACGGCTGTACACACCAAAGATATAGAGGACGTGGTTCGTGTCGAGCTCCAATTGGAGGCTCCCCAAAAAATGCTCATGGGAGCTGTCGACTCATATGATATTCATGGTTTGAATCTGTACCAAGTGTTCCGTGAGATGCTCAGCTAGAAGTGATAAGAACCGTTGCTTATGCGACTAGAAAGAAAAAAGACTCACACAAAGGATCAGCATTTATCCCGCCTATGTACCTACTACTAATACATTTTAGTGCGGAGAATCTTGTCCACTAGAATATATTATGTGCAATAGGTTGAGCATATCTCTGATATGATGCATTTGCTTGACTTGCGCAAGATGTTGGGGGTGGGGGCAACCCCCCCCCTCATTCACTGCATGTTGATCCCGCATTTAACTAAAGGTATTACAAATTTTCTCAGACATTTTGAATTTCAAATATAGAGTATGTCCATACAAGATGTACATCGAGATCTGAAGAGCCATAACATCCTGCTTGACAATAACATGGGAGGAAAATTTGTAGATTTTTGCCACCAACGGTTGATGGCCCTCAAGAGTCAAGGGGGGCTCATGGGACATTCAAATATGTGGATCCAGACTTCCAGGGTAAGGTGCCTTCTCTCTTTCTCGTGAGCTTCATACATTGTAGGTTAATTTGGTTATTTTGGAAATCGAGTTCTTAAACTTATATGCAGCATGTTTATAGTTTTGATGAGTATGTACTATATGTCTGTGCAGTTAAGTGAGATGAGTGATATCTACAGCTTGGTTGTTATTCTACTTGAGCCAATCTCAGGCTGCGAGGTAATCCATGGTGGGCTCACTCctaacataatcacatgggtaagTCTATCTTGTGGATAGATATTTTTCGTAAGTCTGATACTAGTATATCTTGGATCTATGCATTTGACATTAACAAATGAAAGAACTTATACAATA
This window of the Triticum aestivum cultivar Chinese Spring chromosome 5D, IWGSC CS RefSeq v2.1, whole genome shotgun sequence genome carries:
- the LOC123123119 gene encoding dnaJ protein homolog, which gives rise to MFGRGPPKKSDSTRYYEILGVPKDASQDDLKKAYRKAAIKNHPDKGGDPEKFKELAQAYEVLSDPEKREIYDQYGEDALKEGMGGGGMHDPFDIFQSFFGGGGNPFGGGGSSRGRRQRRGEDVVHPLKVSLEELYNGTSKKLSLARNVLCSKCNGKGSKSGASMKCAGCQGAGYKVQIRQLGPGMIQQMQQPCNECRGSGETISDKDRCGQCKGEKVVHEKKVLEVVVEKGMQHGQKITFPGEADEAPDTVTGDIIFVLQQKEHPKFKRKGDDLFYEHTLTLTEALCGFQYVLAHLDGRQLLIKSNPGEVVKPDSFKAINDEGMPMYQRPFMKGKLYIHFTVDFPDSLSLDQCKALETVLPPKPASQYTDMELDECEETMAYDIDIEEEMRRRQQQQAQEAYDEDEDMPGGGGQRVQCAQQ